A window of Cellulomonas wangleii genomic DNA:
GCGCGGCTGGCAGGCACGTGGCCGGCGGACCGCGGCCCTGGTGCCGAGCGTCCCGACGGTCCCCGCGTCTCCCGGCGCGCCCGTCGGCGCGCCCGTCGAGGCGGTCTACGTCTCCTCGACACGCGCCGGCGACTGGCTCGACCGCGTCGTCGCGCACGACCTGGGCGTGCGCAGCCCCGCGCTGGTGCAGGTGCACGCGGACGGCGTGCTGCTCACCCGCACCGGCGCCGCCGACGTGTGGGTGCCCGCGGGTGCGCTGCGTGCCGTGGGGACCAGCAGCGGGCAGGCCGGCAAGTTCGTCGGCCGCGACGAGCTGGTGGTCCTCACCTGGGTCCCGGACGCGACGACCGGCACCGCCATCGACACCGCGCTGCAGGTGCGCCACGACGACGCGCGTCCCGCGCTGCTCGCCGCGGCCCGCACCCTGGCAGCGCCCACCGACACCGAGACGGCGCCGCCCACGGCGCAGGAGGAGCAGGCATGAGCGACGCGATCCTCGTCCTCGAGGACGGCCGCACGTTCACCGGGCGGGCCTACGGCGCGACCGGGCGGACGCTCGGCGAGATCGTCTTCAACACCGGCATGACGGGGTACCAGGAGACCCTGACCGACCCGTCGTACCACCGGCAGATCGTCGTGATGACGGCGCCCCACATCGGCAACACCGGCGTCAACGACGAGGACGCCGAGTCGCGCCGCATCTGGGTCGCCGGGTTCGTCGTGCGGGACCCCGCGCGCCGCTCGTCGAGCTGGCGGGCGCGCCGCACCCTCGACGACGAGCTCGTCGCGCACGGCGTGGTCGGCATCAGCGACGTCGACACCCGTGCCCTGACCCGTCACCTGCGCGAGCGCGGCGTCATGCGTGCCGGCATCTTCTCGGGCGACGCGCTGGTGCGGCCCGAGGGGGAGCGGCGGCCCGTCGACGAGCTGGTCGACGAGGTGCTGGCCGCCCCGGTGATGGCCGGTGCGGACCTGGCGGGCGAGGTCAGCGTCGACGAGGCGTACGTCGTGCCGGCGCTCGGTCCGGACGGGCAGCCGCTGGCCGAGCCGCGGGCCCGCGTCGCCGCGGTCGACCTGGGCATCAAGTCGATGACGCCGCAGCGGCTCGCCGAGCGCGGCGTCGAGGTGCACGTGCTGCCCGCGACGTCGGCGATCGACGACGTGCTCGCCGTCGGGCCCGACGGCGTGTTCTTCTCCAACGGCCCGGGCGACCCGTCGGCCGCGCGCCACGAGATCGACGTGCTGCGGGGCGTGCTCGACCGCCGCATCCCGTTCTTCGGCATCTGCTACGGCAACCAGCTGTTCGGCCGCGCCCTCGGGTTCGGCACCTACAAGCTGCGCTACGGGCACCGCGGGGTGAACCAGCCTGTCGTCGACCGCACCACCGGCAAGGTGGAGATCACCGCGCACAACCACGGCTTCGCCGTGGACGCCCCCCTCGACGCGGAGACCGTCGCACCCTTCGACGGCGGCCGCTACGGCCGCGTGCGGGTGTCGCACGTCGACCTCAACGACGACGTCGTCGAGGGCCTCGAGGCGCTCGACCTGCCGGCGTTCTCGGTCCAGTACCACCCCGAGGCCGCGGCGGGTCCGCACGACGCCGCGTACCTGTTCGACCGCTTCCTCGACCTCATGACCACGCACCGCGACGGCTCGACGCCGGACGCCGCCACCACCGAGAAGGGCGCCGCCTGATGCCCCGTCGCGACGACCTGAAGTCCGTCCTCGTCATCGGGTCCGGCCCGATCGTCATCGGCCAGGCCTGCGAGTTCGACTACTCCGGGACGCAGGCGTGCCGCGTCCTGAAGGAGGAGGGCCTGCGGGTCGTCCTCGTCAACTCCAACCCCGCCACGATCATGACGGACCCCGAGTTCGCCGACGCCACCTACGTCGAGCCGATCACCACCGAGGTCCTCACGTCGATCATCGCCAAGGAACGCCCCGACGCGATCCTGCCCACTCTGGGCGGGCAGACCGCGCTCAACGCGGCGATCGCGCTGGACGAGGCCGGCGTGCTCGAGAAGTACGACGTCGAGCTCATCGGCGCCAACATCCCCGCGATCCAGAAGGGCGAGGACCGCGAGCAGTTCAAGCAGGTCGTCGAGGTCTGCGGCGGGGAGTCGGCGCGCTCGGCGATCATCCACACGATCGACGAGGCGCTGGTCGCGGCCGAGGACCTCGGGTACCCGATGGTCGTGCGCCCGTCGTTCACCATGGGCGGGCTCGGCTCGGGCATCGCGTACGACGAGGCGGACCTGCGCCGGATCGTCGGTCAGGGCCTGCACTACTCGCCGACCACCGAGGTGCTCCTCGAGGAGTCGATCCTCGGCTGGAAGGAGTACGAGCTCGAGCTGATGCGCGACAAGCACGACAACGTCGTGGTCGTCTGCTCGATCGAGAACGTGGACCCCGTCGGCGTGCACACCGGTGACTCGATCACGGTGGCGCCGGCCCTCACGCTGACCGACCGCGAGTACCAGCGGCTGCGGGACATCGGCATCGCCGTCATCCGCGAGGTCGGCGTCGACACCGGTGGCTGCAACATCCAGTTCGCGGTGCACCCGGACACGGGTCGCGTCATCGTCATCGAGATGAACCCGCGAGTGTCGCGGTCCTCGGCCCTGGCGTCCAAGGCGACGGGCTTCCCGATCGCCAAGATCGCCGCCAAGCTCGCGGTGGGCTACACGCTCGACGAGATCCCGAACGACATCACGGGCTCCACCCCGGCGTCGTTCGAGCCGACCCTCGACTACGTCGTGGTCAAGGTCCCGCGGTTCGCGTTCGAGAAGTTCCCCGCGGCGGACGACACGCTCACCACGACCATGAAGTCCGTCGGCGAGGCCATGGCGATGGGTCGCAACTTCGCCGAGGCGCTCGGCAAGGCGATGCGGTCCATCGACAAGGGCGGCTCGACGTTCCACTGGGACGGGGAGCCGGCGACGGGCGAGCAGCTCGACACCCTGCTCTCGACGATCTCGCGGCCCACGGAGGGTCGCCTGGTCGACGTGCAGCAGGTGCTGCGCGCCGGCGTGAGCGTCGACGAGGTCTACGCGCGCACGGGCATCGACCCGTGGTTCCTCGACCAGGTGCAGCTGGTCAACGAGGTCGCGCAGGCCACGGCCGACGCGCCGGCGCTCACCGCCGACGTGCTGGCGCACGCCAAGCGCCACGGCCTGTCCGACGTGCAGGTCGCGTCGCTGCGGCGGACCAGCGAGGACGCCGTGCGGCGCACGCGCTGGGCGCTGGGCGTGCGGCCGGTCTACAAGACCGTCGACACGTGCGCGGCCGAGTTCGAGGCCCGCACGCCGTACCACTACTCGTCGTACGACGAGGAGACCGAGGTCGCCCCGCGTGAGCGCCCCGCGATCCTCATCCTGGGCTCGGGGCCCAACCGCATCGGCCAGGGCATCGAGTTCGACTACTCGTGCGTGCACGCCGCGCTCGCCCTCAAGGACGAGTACGAGACCGTCATGGTCAACTGCAACCCCGAGACCGTCTCCACGGACTACGACACCGCCGACCGCCTGTACTTCGAGCCGCTGACCTTCGAGGACGTGCTCGAGGTGTACGAGGCCGAGCTGGCCGCCGGGCCGGTGGCCGGTCTCATCGTGACCCTCGGCGGCCAGACGCCGCTGTCCCTCGCGCAGCGTCTGTCCGACGCCGGCCTGCCCATCCTGGGCACCTCGCCCGAGGCGATCGACGCCGCCGAGGACCGTGCGGAGTTCGGCGAGGTCCTCGCCGCGGCGGGTCTGCCCGCCCCGGCGTTCGGCACCGCCACGCACCTCGAGGCGGCGAAGGAGACGGCCCGGCGCATCGGGTTCCCCGTGCTCGTGCGGCCCTCGTACGTGCTGGGCGGGCGCGGCATGGAGATCGTCTACGACGAGGCGCAGCTCACCGAGTACGTCGAGCGGGCGATCGCGGAGCAGCTGGGCGGCGACCGCGGCGGCAGCCTGCCGCCGCTGCTGATCGACCGGTTCCTCGACGACGCCATCGAGATCGACGTCGACGCGCTGTACGACGGCACCGAGCTGTACCTCGGCGGTGTCATGGAGCACATCGAGGAGGCCGGCGTGCACTCCGGCGACTCGGCGTGCGTCCTGCCGCCCGTGACGCTGTCGGTGGCCGAGCTGGAGCGGATCCGGACCTCCACCGAGGCGATCGCCCGCGGTGTCGGGGTCCGCGGGCTGCTGAACATCCAGTTCGCGCTCGTGTCCGACGTGCTCTACGTGCTCGAGGCCAACCCGCGCGCGTCGCGCACCGCACCGTTCGTGTCGAAGGCCACCGGCGTCTCGCTGGCCAAGGCCGCCGCGCTGGTCATGACCGGGCGGTCCATCGCCCAGCTGCGCGCGGAGGGGGTGCTGCCCCCGACCGACGCGAGCGTCGTCGACCTGGACGCGCCGATCGCCGTCAAGGAGGCGGTGCTGCCCTTCAAGCGGTTCCGGACCGCCGCCGGCACGGTCGTCGACACGGTCCTCGGCCCCGAGATGCGCTCGACCGGCGAGGTCATGGGCTTCGACGTGGACTTCCCCACGGCGTTCGCCAAGTCGCAGGCCGCGGCGTTCGGCGGGCTGCCCACCGGCGGCCGGGTGTTCATCTCCGTGGCGGACCGCGACAAGCGGTCGATCGTGTTCCCCGTCAAGCGCCTCGTGGAGCTCGGGTTCGAGATCCTCGCGACGGAGGGGACGTCCGCGGTGCTGCGGCGCAGCGGGATCCGCGCGAGCGTCGTGCGCAAGCACTCCGCGGGTCGCGGCCCGGGCGGCGAGCCCACGATCGTCGACCTCATCACGGCCGGTGAGATCGACATGGTCGTCAACACGCCGTCCGGGCAGGGCGCGCGCGCCGACGGCTACGAGATCCGCGCCGCCACGACGGCCGCCGACAAGGCCATCGTCACCACCGTGCAGCAGCTCGGTGCCGCGGTGCAGGCCATCGAGGCGCTGCAGTCCGGGCCGTTCGCGGTCACGAGCCTGCAGGAGCACGACGCGGCCGCGGCGGCGCGTCGTGCCGCCCTGGCCGCGGCGGCCCACGCCGGGGTCGACGCGTGAGCGACGGTCCCGTCCCGTTCGGTGCCCGCCTCGCGGCGGCGATGGACGAGCACGGACCGCTCTGCGTCGGCATCGACCCGCACGGATCGCTCCTGGGGGACTGGGGCCTGCCGGACGACGCCACCGGGCTGCGGGAGTTCTCGCTGCGCGTGATGGACGCCGTGGCGGGCCGGGTCGCGGCGGTCAAGCCGCAGGCCGCGTTCTTCGAGCGGCACGGCTCGGCCGGCCTGGCGGTCCTCGAGGAGGTGGTCGCGGCGGGGCGTGCCACCGGGACGCTCGTGGTCGTCGACGCCAAGCGGGGGGACATCGGGTCGACCATGGGCGCGTACGCCGACGCGTACCTGAGCGACGGCTCGCCGCTGGCGGGGGACGCCCTGACGGTGTCGCCGTACCTCGGCTTCGGGTCGCTGGGTCCGGCTGTCGAGCTGGCCCTGGCGACGGGACGCGGGCTGTTCGCCCTGTGCCTCACCTCCAACCCGGAGGGCGCCGAGGTGCAGCACGCCCGCACCGCCGACGGCGTGACGGTGGCGGCCGCGGTCGCCGCGCGCGCCGCCGCGCTGAACGAGGGTGCGTCGCCGCTGGGCTCGGTCGGGCTGGTCGTGGGCGCCACGATCGGGGACGCGGCCCGCGCGACGGGCGTCGACCTGGCGGCCGTCAACGGGCCGCTGCTGGCGCCCGGGGTGGGGGCGCAGGGGGCCGGTGCGCGCGAGCTGGCGGCCGTCTTCGGTGACGCCCGGCGGCAGGTCCTCGCGTCGTCCAGCAGGGGAGTGCTGCGTGCCGGCCCCGAGGTCGGAGCGCTGCGGGACGCGGCCGGTCGGGCCGCCGCGGAGGCCGCTGCAGCCCTGCGCTGAGCCACCGCACGAGGGGCGGCCACCGGGGGTGGTGGCCGCCCCTCGGCATGCCGTCGGACGGGCACGTGGACGCCCGGTGCCTTCCCGATGCCTTCCCGGGGGCGGTGCGGGGGCGGTGCCAGGCTCGCGTGCCTCGCGGTCGTGCCTTCGTTCCGGTCAGGCGCGATGTCTGATAACGGAACCTGGCGCCCCGGAAGCCGCCTCAGCGATCGACAACGAGGGCCGCCTGACGGCGGCCCGCAAGGACTGGACGACACGCCGACCGGCCCGCCGCTGCGTCCACCGGGCTCCGCGGTGGCGCGACCTCGTGGGACCCCCGCGTCCGCGGCACCCGGTACCGTCCGTCCCGTGGCGGGGGAGACGACGGTGGGACGGGCGGTGGCCCGGTGCCTCGCCACCCTCGGCGACCTGCACCCGAGCACGGCGCGGGCGTACCGGTGGGCGCTGAGCGACCTGGCCGCGACGTGCGGGGACGACCAGCTCGCCGACGTCCTCGGAGGACCGGCTCTCGGTCTGTGGCTCGCGTCGCCCACGGCGGCCGGGAAGGAGCCGTCACCGGCGTCGGTGCGGCAGCGGGCGACCGCGGCGCGCGGACTCGTGCGGTTCGCGCTCGACCACCGTCTGCTCGACGCCCCGACCGCGGAGTCCGCGGTGCGCACCCTGCGCCGGCCGGCGACGCCCGCGGTGACACGCGACACGTCCGCCGCCCGTCTCCTGCTGGCACGGGCGGTCGGCGGGCGTCCGTACGGCGTGTCGCACGACGTGTGGGTCCGCTTCCGGGCGCACGCGCTCCTGCTGGCCGAGACGGGCGCGCCCGAGCGCGACCTGGGCCGTGCGCTCCTCGCCGAGGTGGCGCCCGACCGCTCCGCTCTCACGCTGGCAGGTGCGTGCTACGCGGTGGGGGAGCCGACCCGGCACGCACTGGGAGCCTGGCTCGTGGCCCGCGAGGAGCTCGTCGGGACGCTGCAGGGGAGCCCGCCGCCCCAGCTGTGGGTGCGTGCGCACCCGTCGACGCACCCCCGCACGGGCGTCGTCGCCCCGGTGGGCATGCCCATCACCGCACGTGGGCTGCGCAAGGCGTTCCAGGAGGTCGTCGACGTGCTCAGCGGTGCCGACCCGCGCCTCGCCACCTGCACCGTCGCGCACGTCCGCGCGCTCGCCCGCCCTGCGACCGCGTGACGAGCGCAGGCCGACGACCTCACCGGCCCGCCCGGCGACGGTCCCACGACCTGCGGCGGGGCCGCGCGGGCGCGCGTCGGCGCAGGTCGCGGGCGACACACCACGCCCCCGCGTTGCCGACCGGCAGTACCGTCGCTAGTTTCGTGTCAGATCCCGCGCAACGGCGACCAGGATCTCCGGCCCAGTGACGAGAAGGTGAAGCGCGTGGCTCTTCCTCCGCTGACTCCCGAACAACGAGCCGCCGCGCTCGAGAAGGCTGCCGCGGCGCGGCAGGCCCGTGCCGAGGTGAAGAACCGCCTCAAGTACTCGCAGGGCTCCCTGTCCGAGGTGATCGAGCAGGGGCAGCAGGACGAGACGATCGGCAAGCTCAAGGTCGCCGCGCTCCTCGAGTCCCTGCCCGGTGTGGGCAAGGTCAAGGCCCGTGCGATCATGTCCGAGATCGGCATCTCGGAGACGCGCCGGGTGCGTGGCCTCGGTCCGCACCAGGTCAAGGCGCTCGTCGACCGGTTCGGCTGAGCGTCCTGCGACGGCGCCCCGCCCGACACCGGGCGGGGCGCCGTCGCACGTCCGGGACGAACCGGACGCCATCCCCGGAACCTGGAGCGGTGCACCACCCATGACCAAGCAGCCGGCACGGCTCACCGTGCTCGCCGGACCGACCGCCGTGGGCAAGGGGACGGTCTCGGCCGACATCCGCGCCCGCTACCCGCAGGTGTGGCTCTCGGTGTCGATGACCACCCGCGACCCTCGCCCCGGCGAGGTCGACGGACTGCACTACCACTTCGTGTCGCCCGAGCGCTTCGAGGAGATGGTCGAGCACGGCGACCTGCTCGAGTGGGCCGTCGTCCACGGCCGCAACCGGTACGGCACCCCCCGGGGGCCCGTCCTCGAGCGGCTCGCGGCCGGTGAGCCCGCGCTGCTGGAGATCGACCTGCAGGGGGCGCGGCAGGTCCGTCGGACCATGCCGGACGCGCGCTTCGTCTTTCTCGCGCCGCCGTCCTGGGACGAGCTGGTCCGCCGGCTGGTCGGGCGCGGGACGGAGAGCGCCGAGGAGCGCGAGCGGCGGCTGGAGACGGCCCGTGTCGAGCTCGCCGCGGAGCCCGAGTTCGACCACGTCATCGTGAACGACGACGTGCACCGCGCCACGGACGAGCTCGTGCGGCTGATGGGCGTCGACGCCTGAGGGTTCCCGGGCGACGCGCGGGACCAGGTACGATGGGACCGACTGCGCCGCTCGACGCCCACCTCCCACCCGGGGCTCGTGCCGACGGCGCCTCAGACCCGCTCAGCCATCCGACAGGACTGGAGTCCTCCGTGTCCGGAACCGTTGCCGCCCCCACGGGCATCACCGACCCGCCGATCGACCGCCTCCTCGAGCGCGCCGACTCCAAGTACGCGCTCGTGCTGTTCTCGGCCAAGCGCGCGCGGCAGATCAACGCGTACTACGCCCAGCTCAACGAGGGCCTGCTCGAGTACGTCGGCCCTCTCGTCGAGACCCGCCCGCAGGAGAAGCCGCTCTCCATCGCCATGCGCGAGATCGACGCCGGGCTGCTCACGTCCGAGCCCGTCGCGGAGGCCTGAGCCTCCCCGTCATGCGCATCGTCCTCGGGGTCGCGGGCGGGATCGCCGCGTACAAGGCGGTCCTGCTCCTGCGGATCCTGCGCGAGCAGGGCCACGCCGTGCGCGTCGTGCCCACCCGCGCGTCGCTGGAGTTCGTCGGCCGTGCGACCTGGGAGGCCCTGTCGGGCGAGCCGGTCACGACCGACGTCTTCGAGGACGTCGACCAGGTCGCGCACGTCGCCGTCGGCAAGACGGCCGACCTCGTCCTGGTGGCCCCGGCGACCGCCGACCTGCTGGCCCGTGCCGCAGCCGGCCGGGCCGACGACCTGCTGACAGCCTCCCTGCTGGTGGCGCGGTGCCCGGTGCTGCTGGCGCCGGCCATGCACACCGAGATGTGGGAGCACCCGGCCACCGTCGCCAACGTGGCGACGCTGCGGTCCCGCGGCGTCCACGTGCTCGAGCCCGCTGTCGGCCGCCTCACGGGCACCGACACCGGGGCAGGACGCCTGCCGGAGCCCGAGGTGATCGCGGCCGCCGCGCTGCGGCTGCTCGAGCCGCCCGTCGAGCAGGACCTGCGCGGTCGCCGTGTCGTGGTGTCCGGCGGCGGCACGCGCGAGCCCCTGGACCCGGTCCGGTTCCTCGGCAACCGGTCGTCCGGACGCCAGGGCGCGGCGCTGGCCCGGACGGCCGCGCAGCGCGGTGCCGAGGTCACGTTCGTCGCGGCCAACGTCGCCGCCGACGTCCTGACCGAGGCCGGTGCCGGCGTGCAGGTCGTGCCCGTGGAGACGGGGGAGGAGCTGCGGCGCGCCGTCCGCGGGGCCGCGCGCGACGCGGACGTCGTCGTCATGGCGGCCGCCGTCGCGGACTACCGCCCGGCGAGCGTCGCCGACGCCAAGCTCAAGAAGTCGGGGGACGACCCGGTGCTCCGGCTCGTCGAGACCACCGACGTCCTGCGCGAGCTCGTCACGGACCCGCCCCGCACCGACCAGGTCGTCGTCGGCTTCGCAGCCGAGACCGGTGACGCCACCGGCACCGTGCTCGACCACGCCCGCGCCAAGGCGCTGCGCAAGGGCGCCGACCTGCTGGTCGTCAACGCGGTCGGCGACGGGCGCGGCTTCGGCACCACGACCAACGAGATCACCGTGCTCGACCGGGCGGGTGACGTCGTCACACAGGCGGCGGGCACCAAGGGCGAGGTCGCCCACGCCGTGTGGGACACCGTGGTCCCGGTGGTGGACATCCGCTCACCACGCCCCGGCGGCGCGGCTACGCTTCGGGCATGACCTCCACGCCTCTCCGCCTGTTCACCTCGGAGTCCGTGACGGAGGGCCACCCCGACAAGATCTGCGACCAGATCTCCGACGCGATCCTCGACGCCATCCTCGAGCAGGACACGACGGCTCGCGTCGCGGTCGAGACGATGGTGACCACCGGCCTGGTGCACGTCGCCGGTGAGGTCACGACCAGCGCGTACGTCGAGATCCCGCAGATCGTCCGCGAGGTGGTCCGCGGCATCGGCTACACCTCCTCGCTCATCGGCTTCGACGGCGACTCCTGCGGCGTGTCGGTCTCCATCGGCCAGCAGTCGCCCGACATCGCCGCGGGTGTCGACAAGGCCATCGAGGTCCGCCAGGACGCCGCGGACCTCGACCCGCTCGACCTGCAGGGTGCCGGCGACCAGGGGCTGATGTTCGGGTACGCGAGCGACGAGACGCCCTCCCTGCTGCCCCTGCCGATCTGGTTGGCGCACCGGCTGGCCGAGCGCCTCGCCCAGGTGCGCAAGGAGGGCACGCTGCGCGGCCTGCGGCCCGACGGCAAGACGCAGGTCACGGTCGGCTACGAGGGCGACCGGCCCGTGTCCCTCGACACCGTCGTGCTGTCCACGCAGCACGAGCCCGACCTGTACGAGTCGGCCCTCGCCGCGCAGGTGGCCGAGCTCGTCGTGGCACCCGTGCTCGCCGACGCGGGCATCGACACCTCCGGCCACCGCCTGCTGGTGAACCCCACCGGCCAGTTCGTGATCGGCGGCCCGCAGGGCGACGCCGGGCTGACGGGACGCAAGATCATCGTCGACACCTACGGCGGCATGGCGCGCCACGGCGGTGGTGCGTTCTCCGGCAAGGACCCGTCCAAGGTCGATCGCTCGGCGGCGTACGCCATGCGGTGGGTCGCCAAGAACGTCGTCGCCGCGGGCCTCGCGCGCCGCTGCGAGGTGCAGGTCGCCTACGCGATCGGCAAGGCGCACCCCGTGGGCCTGTACGTCGAGACGTTCGGGACCGGCACGGTGCCCGAGGACCGGCTGACCGCGGCGATCCGCGAGGTCTTCGACCTGCGCCCCGCGGCGATCATCCGCGACCTCGACCTGCTGCGCCCCGTGTACCGGCGCACAGCGGCGTACGGCCACTTCGGTCGTGACCTGCCGGAGTTCACCTGGGAGCGCACCGACCGCACGGCCGACCTGCTGTCGGCCGTCGGCTGACCGCGCCCGGCCGTCCGACGGCGGTGGCTCGGACGAGCGCCACGCGGACACCCGGCGCCGTGGTGGGATGGACCGCGTGACCAGCGCGAGCACCCCCGAGCAGCCGGCGCTGGCCGGGCTCGAGGTGCCTGCCGCACCACGCCGGCGCCGCGTCGCCGCGCCGCCCGGGCCGGCCGCCCGGTTGCCCGTGGCGCGGGTCTGCGTCGACCTCGCACCGCCGCACCTCGACCGCCCGTTCGAGTACCTGGTGCCCGAGACGCTCGACGACGCGGCGCGCCCCGGTGTCCGGGTCAAGGTCCGGTTCGCCGGCCAGGACGTCGACGGGTGGCTGCTCGAGCGCGTCGAGCAGGCCGACCATGAGGGACGCCTGCTGCCGCTGCGGCGGGTCGTGTCCTCCGAGCCCGTCGTCGCGCCCGCGGTCGCGCGGCTGGCGCGCGCGGTCGCCGACCGGTGGGCGGGGAGCCTGGCCGACGTGCTGCGGCTCGCGGTCCCGCCGCGGCACGCACGCGTGGAGGGCGAGGTCGACGCACCCGACTCCGGCGAGGCCGTCGCCGGGGCGGTCGTGGCCGCACCCGCGCCCGGTGCGCCCGCCTGGGAGGCCTACCGGGGCGGTCCGGCGTTCCTGCGTCACGTCCTGGCGGGCGGTGCGCCGCGGGCCGTGTGGACGGCGCTGCCCGGCACCGGTGAGCACCGCTGGGCAGCCGCCGTGGCCCAGGCGGTGGCGACGACCCTGCTGGGGGGCCGTGGCGCGCTCGTCGTGGTGCCCGACGCACGGGACGTCGATCGGGTGTGCACCGCGCTGCGTGAGACGGGGCTCACGGACGTGTCCGAGGGCGGCCCCGTGACGCGGCTGGTCGCCGAGGACGGCCCCGCCGCCCGGTACCGGTCCTTCCTCGCGACCCTGCGGGGACGCGCCCGGGTGGTCGTCGGGACACGGGCGTCGGCGTTCGCGCCCGTGGCGGACCTCGGCCTGGTCGTGTGCTGGGACGACGGCGACCTGCAGCACGCCGAGCCGCGCGCACCGTACCCGCACGTCCGCGAGGTGCTGGCACTGCGGTCCGAGCTCGAGGGTGCCGCCCTGCTGGTCGGTGGCCACGCCCGGACCGTCGAGGCGCAGCACCTGGTCGCGACCGGCTGGGCGCACGAGGTGTCCGCCGACCGTGCCGGGGTGCGAGCCCGCACGCCGCGCGTGCGCGCGCTGACGAGCGTGGAGCTGGCGCGCGAGGGGCCCGCGGCGGCCGCCCGGCTGCCCGCGCCGGCGTGGCGCGTCCTGCGGGACGCCCTCGCCCTCGGCCCCGTCCTCGTCCAGGTGCCGCGTGCGGGGTACGTCCCCGTCGTCGCGTGCGGCCGGTGCAGGACGCCCGCGCGGTGCGCCACGTGCCACGGACCGCTGGGCCTGACGTCGGGCGACGGTCCGCCGTCCTGCGGCTGGTGCGGCCGGCTCGCCACGGGCTGGCGGTGCGACGAGTGCGGTGCCGCTGCCCTGCGGTCGGTCCGCGTCGGCTCCGAGCGCACCGCCGAGGAGCTCGGCCGGGCGTTCCCCGGCACCACGGTGCGCGTGTCCGGCGCCCGCGCGGCCGGCGGCGTCCTGTCCGAGGTGCCCGACCGGCCGGCGCTCGTCGTGGCGACGCCGGGTGCCGAGCCGCACGCCCCCGGCGGCTACGCGGCCGCCGTGCTGCTCGACGCCGCCGTGGCCAGCGCCGGGGAGCGGCTGGGGGCGGAGGTCGACGCGCTGCGCCGCTGGCTGGGCGCGGCCGCGCTCGTGCGCCCCGAGGGGCAGGTGCTCCTCGTCGGGGACGGTGCCGTGCGCCCCACGCAGGCGCTCGTCCGCTGGGACCCCGCGGGCCTCGCTGAACGCGAGCTCGACGAGCGGGCCGAGCTCCGGCTGCCGCCGGCCGTCCGGGTCGCCTCGCTGACCGGCACGCGGGACGCGGTCGCCGCGGTCGTCACGCGCGTCGACGTCCCCGTGCTGGAGGTGCTCGGACCCGTGCCGGTGCCGCAGGACGACCGAGGCGCCGCGTTGGAGCCCGAGGTGCGCACGCTGCTGCGCGTGCCCCCGGCCGACGGGGCGACGCTGGCGGCCGCCGTCGCA
This region includes:
- the carA gene encoding glutamine-hydrolyzing carbamoyl-phosphate synthase small subunit; translation: MSDAILVLEDGRTFTGRAYGATGRTLGEIVFNTGMTGYQETLTDPSYHRQIVVMTAPHIGNTGVNDEDAESRRIWVAGFVVRDPARRSSSWRARRTLDDELVAHGVVGISDVDTRALTRHLRERGVMRAGIFSGDALVRPEGERRPVDELVDEVLAAPVMAGADLAGEVSVDEAYVVPALGPDGQPLAEPRARVAAVDLGIKSMTPQRLAERGVEVHVLPATSAIDDVLAVGPDGVFFSNGPGDPSAARHEIDVLRGVLDRRIPFFGICYGNQLFGRALGFGTYKLRYGHRGVNQPVVDRTTGKVEITAHNHGFAVDAPLDAETVAPFDGGRYGRVRVSHVDLNDDVVEGLEALDLPAFSVQYHPEAAAGPHDAAYLFDRFLDLMTTHRDGSTPDAATTEKGAA
- the gmk gene encoding guanylate kinase, which produces MTKQPARLTVLAGPTAVGKGTVSADIRARYPQVWLSVSMTTRDPRPGEVDGLHYHFVSPERFEEMVEHGDLLEWAVVHGRNRYGTPRGPVLERLAAGEPALLEIDLQGARQVRRTMPDARFVFLAPPSWDELVRRLVGRGTESAEERERRLETARVELAAEPEFDHVIVNDDVHRATDELVRLMGVDA
- the carB gene encoding carbamoyl-phosphate synthase large subunit: MPRRDDLKSVLVIGSGPIVIGQACEFDYSGTQACRVLKEEGLRVVLVNSNPATIMTDPEFADATYVEPITTEVLTSIIAKERPDAILPTLGGQTALNAAIALDEAGVLEKYDVELIGANIPAIQKGEDREQFKQVVEVCGGESARSAIIHTIDEALVAAEDLGYPMVVRPSFTMGGLGSGIAYDEADLRRIVGQGLHYSPTTEVLLEESILGWKEYELELMRDKHDNVVVVCSIENVDPVGVHTGDSITVAPALTLTDREYQRLRDIGIAVIREVGVDTGGCNIQFAVHPDTGRVIVIEMNPRVSRSSALASKATGFPIAKIAAKLAVGYTLDEIPNDITGSTPASFEPTLDYVVVKVPRFAFEKFPAADDTLTTTMKSVGEAMAMGRNFAEALGKAMRSIDKGGSTFHWDGEPATGEQLDTLLSTISRPTEGRLVDVQQVLRAGVSVDEVYARTGIDPWFLDQVQLVNEVAQATADAPALTADVLAHAKRHGLSDVQVASLRRTSEDAVRRTRWALGVRPVYKTVDTCAAEFEARTPYHYSSYDEETEVAPRERPAILILGSGPNRIGQGIEFDYSCVHAALALKDEYETVMVNCNPETVSTDYDTADRLYFEPLTFEDVLEVYEAELAAGPVAGLIVTLGGQTPLSLAQRLSDAGLPILGTSPEAIDAAEDRAEFGEVLAAAGLPAPAFGTATHLEAAKETARRIGFPVLVRPSYVLGGRGMEIVYDEAQLTEYVERAIAEQLGGDRGGSLPPLLIDRFLDDAIEIDVDALYDGTELYLGGVMEHIEEAGVHSGDSACVLPPVTLSVAELERIRTSTEAIARGVGVRGLLNIQFALVSDVLYVLEANPRASRTAPFVSKATGVSLAKAAALVMTGRSIAQLRAEGVLPPTDASVVDLDAPIAVKEAVLPFKRFRTAAGTVVDTVLGPEMRSTGEVMGFDVDFPTAFAKSQAAAFGGLPTGGRVFISVADRDKRSIVFPVKRLVELGFEILATEGTSAVLRRSGIRASVVRKHSAGRGPGGEPTIVDLITAGEIDMVVNTPSGQGARADGYEIRAATTAADKAIVTTVQQLGAAVQAIEALQSGPFAVTSLQEHDAAAAARRAALAAAAHAGVDA
- the mihF gene encoding integration host factor, actinobacterial type, which codes for MALPPLTPEQRAAALEKAAAARQARAEVKNRLKYSQGSLSEVIEQGQQDETIGKLKVAALLESLPGVGKVKARAIMSEIGISETRRVRGLGPHQVKALVDRFG
- the rpoZ gene encoding DNA-directed RNA polymerase subunit omega encodes the protein MSGTVAAPTGITDPPIDRLLERADSKYALVLFSAKRARQINAYYAQLNEGLLEYVGPLVETRPQEKPLSIAMREIDAGLLTSEPVAEA
- the pyrF gene encoding orotidine-5'-phosphate decarboxylase; the encoded protein is MSDGPVPFGARLAAAMDEHGPLCVGIDPHGSLLGDWGLPDDATGLREFSLRVMDAVAGRVAAVKPQAAFFERHGSAGLAVLEEVVAAGRATGTLVVVDAKRGDIGSTMGAYADAYLSDGSPLAGDALTVSPYLGFGSLGPAVELALATGRGLFALCLTSNPEGAEVQHARTADGVTVAAAVAARAAALNEGASPLGSVGLVVGATIGDAARATGVDLAAVNGPLLAPGVGAQGAGARELAAVFGDARRQVLASSSRGVLRAGPEVGALRDAAGRAAAEAAAALR
- a CDS encoding PH-like domain-containing protein, with the protein product MPVWASVAILAALAVLGLWGMWRGWQARGRRTAALVPSVPTVPASPGAPVGAPVEAVYVSSTRAGDWLDRVVAHDLGVRSPALVQVHADGVLLTRTGAADVWVPAGALRAVGTSSGQAGKFVGRDELVVLTWVPDATTGTAIDTALQVRHDDARPALLAAARTLAAPTDTETAPPTAQEEQA